Proteins encoded within one genomic window of Calypte anna isolate BGI_N300 chromosome 25, bCalAnn1_v1.p, whole genome shotgun sequence:
- the LOC115599647 gene encoding beta-keratin-related protein-like, which yields MASNQLACTNPCEAKCPQPLATSSNEPCVVTCGDSRVIIYPPPVVVTFPGPILTTYPQQTVVGSSEPSEVTLAEPSAAAPLPAEVTGRLEAAVEKFAPQVITRPEPRCAPKYSYTYSSQWTHPCNSYRSGKRWTY from the coding sequence ATGGCTTCCAACCAGCTGGCATGCACCAACCCCTGTGAGGCCAAATGTCCCCAACCCTTGGCCACCAGCAGCAACGAGCCCTGCGTCGTGACCTGCGGTGACTCCCGGGTGATCATCTACCCCCCTCCTGTTGTCGTCACCTTCCCAGGGCCCATCCTCACCACCTACCCCCAGCAAACCGTGGTGGGGTCTTCAGAACCCTCCGAGGTGACCCTGGCAGAGCCCtcagctgcagcacctctgccagCAGAGGTGACGGggaggctggaggcagcagtggAGAAATTTGCTCCTCAGGTCATCACCCGACCTGAGCCACGTTGTGCCCCAAAATATTCCTACACTTATTCTTCCCAATGGACACATCCATGCAACTCGTACCGCTCGGGGAAGCGGTGGACATACTAA
- the LOC115599648 gene encoding claw keratin-like, giving the protein MSCSSLCVPSCGVTAPVPVVDSCNELCVRQCPDSTVVIQPPPSVVTLPGPVLSTFPQQSAVGSAGVPGVGGGFGGSFGGRGGGAGGFGGLGGGLGGVGGGSGGSGGSGGFGGSCGSGGSSQGLRCFSGNCGPC; this is encoded by the coding sequence AtgtcctgctccagcctctgtgTCCCTTCCTGTGGGGTGACTGCCCCAGTCCCTGTGGTTGACTCCTGCAATGAGCTCTGCGTGCGGCAGTGCCCTGACTCCACGGTGGTGATCCAGCCCCCGCCCTCAGTGGTCACCTTGCCTGGGCCCGTCCTCAGCACCTTCCCACAGCAAAGTGCTGTTGGCTCAGCAGGAGTCCCTGGTGTTGGAGGGGGCTTTGGTGGTAGTTTTGGAGGCCGTGGTGGTGGCGCTGGAGGCTTTGGAGGCCTTGGAGGGGGCCTTGGAGGCGTTGGAGGGGGCTCTGGTGGCTCTGGAGGCTCTGGAGGCTTTGGGGGAAGCTGTGGCTCTGGGGGCTCATCCCAAGGCCTCAGGTGCTTCAGTGGCAACTGTGGGCCCTGCTAA
- the LOC103536405 gene encoding claw keratin: MSCSSLCVPSCGVTAPVPVVDSCNELCVRQCPDSTVVIQPPPSVVTLPGPVLSTFPQHSAVGSAGVPGVGGGFGGSFGGRGGGAGGFGGLGGGLGGVGGGSGGSGGSGGFGGSCGSGGSSQGLRCFSGNCGPC, translated from the coding sequence AtgtcctgctccagcctctgtgTCCCTTCCTGTGGGGTGACTGCCCCAGTCCCTGTGGTTGACTCCTGCAATGAGCTCTGCGTGCGGCAGTGCCCTGACTCCACGGTGGTGATCCAGCCCCCGCCCTCAGTGGTCACCTTGCCCGGGCCCGTGCTCAGCACCTTCCCACAGCACAGTGCTGTTGGCTCAGCAGGAGTCCCTGGTGTTGGAGGGGGCTTTGGTGGTAGTTTTGGAGGccgtggtggtggtgctggaggcTTTGGAGGCCTTGGAGGGGGCCTTGGAGGCGTTGGAGGGGGCTCTGGTGGCTCTGGAGGCTCTGGAGGCTTTGGGGGAAGCTGTGGCTCTGGGGGCTCATCCCAAGGCCTCAGGTGCTTCAGTGGCAACTGTGGGCCCTGCTAA